In Populus trichocarpa isolate Nisqually-1 chromosome 7, P.trichocarpa_v4.1, whole genome shotgun sequence, the following proteins share a genomic window:
- the LOC18100855 gene encoding LOW QUALITY PROTEIN: rust resistance kinase Lr10 (The sequence of the model RefSeq protein was modified relative to this genomic sequence to represent the inferred CDS: substituted 1 base at 1 genomic stop codon): MSGFLFACYLALLLLLLVFQTSNCNDTNLCAPSCGNHNISYPFSLESDPSYCGKPHHTLHCEKNISTVLYLKSRKYYVQAINYNNLTIRVVDSGVIKNDCSSLPNFTLTYASLDDFMNPYTWFQYKMTERKRIPRYKLLPLSQMMIFISCGNPVNSPLYVDTGTCLHGAKSSNVSPLMHSYVNVAGMKASELMKLCSLERMTLLPAKDYKNISFKEIHSQLAYGFELSWHKSKCGSCASICYIDDSNQTKCAGGQYXGPKFIFGSPFVIAFLIYKWQRRHLSAYDTVEEFLHTHNNLMPVVRYSYSEIKKMTGGFKEKLGEGGFGCVYKGKLRSGHFAAIKLLGKSNANGQDFINEVATIGRIRHTNVVQLVGFCAEGSKRALVYDFMPNGSLNNFIFSEERSVSLSWEKLHEISLGVAHGIEYLHRGCEIQILHFDIKPHNILLDEHFTPKVSDFGLARLCPPNESLKSLTAAGGTIGYMAPELFYKNIGRTSYKADVYSFGMLLLEMAGRRKNLNVLTENSSQIYWPDWVHEQVSNEKAIEIGDGGTEEEEKIVKKMIIAGLWCIQMNPMNRPAMNEVVEMLEGDMESLQLPPKPVLNLYEKPMSTCGESSFMSDYSTGSVSLIENAYN; this comes from the exons ATGTCTGGGTTCCTCTTTGCTTGCTACCTTGCCCTGCTACTGCTACTACTAGTCTTCCAAACCAGCAACTGCAACGATACCAATCTCTGTGCCCCTTCATGTGGAAATCATAATATTAGCTACCCTTTTAGCCTAGAAAGTGATCCATCTTACTGTGGAAAACCTCACCATACCCTCCACTGCGAGAAAAATATCTCCACAGTATTGTATTTGAAGTCGAGAAAATACTACGTGCAGGCAATCAACTACAACAACTTGACAATTCGAGTGGTGGATTCTGGggttataaaaaatgattgctCTTCTCTTCCTAATTTTACTTTGACATATGCAAGCCTAGATGATTTCATGAATCCATATACATGGTTTCAATACAAAATGACAGAGCGGAAACGGATTCCTCGATACAAGCTTCTACCTTTATCGcagatgatgatttttattaGCTGTGGAAATCCAGTGAATTCTCCTCTGTACGTAGACACTGGTACTTGCCTTCATGGAGCAAAATCTTCCAATGTTTCTCCCTTGATGCATTCTTATGTGAATGTTGCTGGCATGAAGGCCTCGGAGTTGATGAAACTGTGCAGCTTAGAGAGGATGACGTTGTTGCCAGCCAAGGATTACAAGAATATATCCTTTAAGGAAATTCACAGTCAGCTGGCATATGGGTTTGAGCTTTCATGGCACAAGAGCAAGTGTGGAAGCTGTGCATCTATTTGCTACATCGATGATTCGAACCAGACAAAATGCGCAGGTGGGCAATATTGA GGGCCAAAATTTATCTTTGGGAGTCCTTTTGTGATTGCATTCTTGATCTATAAATGGCAACGAAGACATCTATCAGCATATGACACAGTTGAGGAATTCCTACACACTCATAACAATCTTATGCCAGTAGTAAGGTATTCTTATTCAGAGATTAAGAAGATGACCGGAGGTTTCAAGGAAAAGTTGGGTGAAGGAGGTTTTGGTTGCGTGTATAAAGGAAAGCTTCGCAGTGGACATTTTGCAGCGATAAAATTGCTGGGCAAATCCAACGCTAATGGACAAGATTTCATCAATGAAGTCGCTACCATTGGAAGGATTCGCCACACCAATGTAGTGCAACTAGTTGGTTTTTGTGCTGAGGGATCAAAGCGCGCTCTTGTATACGATTTCATGCCCAATGGATCTCtcaataatttcatcttttctgAAGAAAGATCTGTCTCTTTAAGCTGGGAAAAACTGCATGAGATTTCCCTTGGAGTGGCTCATGGCATCGAATATCTACATCGAGGTTGTGAGATACAGATCCTACATTTTGACATCAAGCCTCACAACATTCTACTCGATGAACATTTCACTCCAAAAGTTTCTGACTTTGGACTTGCTAGGTTGTGTCCACCAAATGAGAGTCTTAAATCTCTCACTGCAGCGGGGGGAACGATAGGTTACATGGCGCCAGAACTGTTCTACAAGAACATCGGGCGCACCTCATACAAAGCTGATGTTTATAGCTTTGGAATGTTGCTATTGGAAATGGCAGGCAGAAGGAAGAATCTGAACGTATTGACAGAGAATTCAAGCCAAATTTACTGGCCAGATTGGGTTCATGAACAAGTCTCTAATGAGAAGGCTATAGAGATTGGAGATGGTGGCacagaagaggaagaaaagataGTCAAGAAGATGATTATTGCAGGGTTGTGGTGTATACAAATGAATCCTATGAATCGCCCTGCAATGAATGAAGTTGTGGAGATGCTTGAAGGAGATATGGAAAGCCTGCAACTTCCTCCGAAACCTGTTCTAAATCTATATGAGAAACCAATGAGCACTTGTGGAGAGTCATCTTTCATGTCTGATTATTCTACTGGATCAGTCAGCTTGATTGAAAATGCATATAATTAA